Proteins from one uncultured Anaeromusa sp. genomic window:
- a CDS encoding trimeric intracellular cation channel family protein, translating into MVLSGFEYLGTVAFAISGAMVGIRKEMDVFGIAVLAVTTAVGGGILRDVLVGHTPPTAFLDPTFTLLALASAILTCVAHSWLVRITNVVQLCDAVGLGAFTAVGASLAITYELNTLYIMVFLGAATGIGGGVLRDVFAREIPLVFQQEIYALASIAGGVALYYAQWKLPLWQAMYLCFFLTLGIRLLCVHYNVHLPKVGRVTRHI; encoded by the coding sequence ATGGTGCTGAGCGGCTTTGAATATTTGGGAACTGTGGCCTTTGCCATTTCCGGCGCAATGGTTGGCATTCGCAAGGAGATGGATGTTTTTGGCATTGCCGTTCTGGCGGTGACGACCGCGGTGGGCGGAGGAATTCTACGAGATGTGCTGGTAGGGCACACGCCGCCGACGGCATTTTTAGATCCGACCTTTACCTTGCTGGCGCTGGCTTCCGCTATTTTGACCTGCGTTGCTCATTCTTGGCTGGTGCGGATCACCAATGTGGTGCAACTATGCGATGCCGTGGGTTTGGGAGCCTTTACCGCTGTGGGCGCCAGCCTGGCGATTACGTATGAATTGAATACGTTATATATCATGGTTTTTCTAGGAGCCGCAACCGGCATTGGCGGCGGCGTGTTGCGAGATGTTTTTGCCAGGGAGATTCCGTTGGTGTTTCAGCAAGAGATTTATGCGTTGGCGTCCATTGCCGGCGGCGTGGCTCTTTATTACGCCCAGTGGAAGCTGCCTCTCTGGCAGGCTATGTACCTGTGCTTTTTCCTGACCTTGGGTATTCGCTTGCTTTGCGTGCACTATAATGTCCATTTGCCTAAAGTGGGGCGCGTAACTCGGCATATATAA
- a CDS encoding acyltransferase family protein, whose product MPHANPSRRLYFLDNLRAAVILLVIVFHIALGYMAPPLAWWYVVDSQTSAAFIPFIVTVDVFIMPVMFWIAGYFTLPVLQRKGIGSFFRDKLYRIALPWVGGVLVLAPAITYMIWFSRSDTPPPYLYFWQNLFFTPQVFNHAHFWFLGLLLYFYFFVGLLQALRPNWLQKAATPVPPSASFFCCFTLLCSAAFFTPTLFLPADTWFSKLYIVSFQPARLGICFLYFLLGLHGWRHSWFAPASAYRPSLRNWLLLAVPATLLFTLYRLGLPAAPTVLFKAGHALLHSIFCLSLFMTLLCLFQRYLNSSSVIWRNLAASSYAIYILHQLIVLPVAYTVQKWNFPVLPKYLLVCAVCLLLCCAAGYAATRLLARLPKQG is encoded by the coding sequence ATGCCCCATGCCAATCCCTCCAGGCGCTTATATTTCCTGGATAATCTGCGCGCCGCCGTCATTCTCTTGGTCATTGTTTTTCATATCGCCCTGGGTTACATGGCTCCGCCTCTCGCCTGGTGGTACGTCGTTGACAGTCAAACAAGCGCCGCCTTTATTCCGTTCATCGTTACGGTAGATGTTTTTATTATGCCGGTTATGTTCTGGATTGCAGGCTATTTTACGCTGCCCGTGCTGCAGCGCAAAGGCATCGGTTCCTTCTTCCGGGACAAATTGTACCGCATCGCCCTGCCCTGGGTTGGAGGCGTCCTCGTGTTGGCGCCAGCCATTACCTATATGATCTGGTTTAGCCGGTCCGACACGCCGCCGCCGTATCTTTACTTTTGGCAAAACCTATTTTTTACGCCGCAGGTGTTTAATCATGCTCATTTTTGGTTTCTAGGACTCTTGCTCTACTTTTACTTTTTTGTAGGCCTTCTGCAAGCATTGCGGCCAAATTGGCTGCAAAAGGCGGCGACTCCAGTCCCTCCGTCAGCCTCTTTTTTTTGTTGTTTCACTCTTTTGTGTAGCGCAGCCTTTTTCACGCCCACTCTATTCCTGCCCGCCGACACCTGGTTTAGCAAATTATATATAGTTTCTTTCCAGCCAGCCCGCCTAGGTATTTGTTTTCTTTACTTCCTGCTGGGTCTTCATGGGTGGCGCCATTCTTGGTTTGCTCCCGCTTCTGCCTACCGACCCAGCCTGCGCAACTGGCTGCTTCTTGCCGTGCCGGCGACGCTTCTCTTTACGTTGTATCGCCTCGGCCTGCCTGCTGCGCCTACAGTTCTCTTTAAAGCCGGCCACGCTTTGCTGCACTCTATCTTCTGTCTAAGTCTATTCATGACTCTGCTTTGCCTGTTCCAACGATACTTGAATAGCAGCAGCGTTATCTGGCGGAATTTAGCCGCCTCTTCTTACGCCATCTACATCCTCCATCAACTGATCGTACTGCCTGTTGCCTACACCGTACAAAAATGGAACTTCCCCGTTCTACCGAAATACCTTTTAGTTTGCGCCGTTTGCCTTCTTCTCTGCTGCGCTGCCGGGTACGCAGCTACCCGCCTGCTGGCCCGCCTGCCAAAACAAGGCTAG
- a CDS encoding DUF3100 domain-containing protein gives MKVLTSWKVHALALLLVVVCEGIGTHKIPLGPGVLLFLPMLYAMILGAFISWPKLKVMKLPEMGVASQVLTVVTLLLVTKLGVIIGPSVAKLAQSGWTLSIQELGHFLGTVVLGLPLALFLGLGREAVGATFSIDREPNIAIIAEKYGLDSPEGRGVMSVYICGTVFGAVWLGLLAGYLAALQIFHPFALAMGAGVGSGSMMAAASGALKAVHPEMANEILMYAGAANLLTTIVGIYFCLFISLPVTNYLYRVLSPILSPKGGKSS, from the coding sequence TTGAAGGTTTTGACGTCTTGGAAAGTGCATGCGTTGGCGTTGCTTCTCGTTGTGGTCTGCGAGGGCATCGGAACGCACAAAATTCCTCTGGGACCAGGGGTGCTCTTATTTTTACCTATGTTATACGCTATGATTCTAGGCGCGTTTATCAGCTGGCCTAAACTGAAGGTTATGAAATTGCCGGAAATGGGCGTAGCTTCGCAGGTGCTGACGGTTGTGACTTTGCTGTTAGTTACTAAACTGGGGGTTATTATTGGACCTTCTGTGGCGAAACTGGCTCAATCCGGCTGGACTTTGTCCATTCAGGAGCTGGGGCACTTCTTAGGGACGGTAGTGCTGGGCCTGCCGTTGGCGTTGTTCCTTGGTTTGGGACGTGAGGCCGTAGGCGCTACGTTTTCTATTGACCGCGAGCCTAATATCGCTATTATTGCTGAAAAATACGGTTTGGATTCACCGGAAGGCCGCGGCGTTATGTCTGTGTACATTTGCGGTACCGTCTTCGGGGCGGTTTGGCTGGGCCTTTTAGCGGGCTATTTAGCTGCGTTGCAAATATTTCATCCCTTTGCGCTGGCTATGGGCGCGGGCGTTGGTTCGGGGAGCATGATGGCGGCTGCGTCGGGGGCGCTGAAAGCCGTGCATCCGGAAATGGCGAACGAAATTTTGATGTATGCCGGTGCTGCTAACTTGTTAACGACCATCGTGGGCATTTACTTCTGTCTCTTCATTTCCTTGCCGGTGACAAACTATCTCTATCGCGTTTTGTCGCCTATCTTGTCTCCGAAGGGAGGAAAATCCTCATGA
- a CDS encoding amidohydrolase, with protein sequence MTKEECKQRVTAAIQAHKEEIFSLAESVFCEPELGFKETKTAAKIAAVFEKHKIPAEQGLALTGVKGRLKGRSSGRTIAVLGELDAVICHEHPAASSETGAAHACGHHAQLAAMAACAIGLAESGVMQELDGDVVPFAVPAEEYVEIEYRNRLRTEGKLGFLAGKAELIRIGAFDDIDMSMMMHLSTTGEGDRLIQVGGTSNGFIGKLIRYKGREAHAAGAPHEGVNALNAAMLAMMAVHAQRETFRDEDHVRFHPIITKGGDLVNVVPSDVRLESYVRARTVPAIIDANVKIDRALQAGALAIGADVEITDLPGYLPLSNEASLSALLRENAAALVGADKVEELDHHAASTDMGDLSHIMPVTHPWVGGVSGNAHTRDFCVSDPDMAYLVSSQAMAHTIIDLLYDHAAEAEAILADYTPPMTRESYVKFWEDIAAKK encoded by the coding sequence ATGACTAAAGAGGAATGCAAACAGCGAGTTACCGCCGCCATTCAGGCGCATAAGGAAGAAATATTCTCCCTAGCCGAGTCGGTCTTCTGCGAGCCGGAGTTAGGCTTCAAAGAAACTAAAACTGCCGCTAAAATTGCCGCTGTGTTTGAAAAGCACAAGATCCCCGCCGAACAAGGCCTAGCCCTAACAGGTGTTAAGGGCCGCCTCAAAGGCCGCAGCAGCGGCCGCACCATTGCCGTACTTGGCGAGCTGGATGCGGTCATCTGCCATGAGCATCCGGCGGCTTCCTCGGAAACCGGCGCCGCTCACGCCTGCGGTCATCATGCGCAGCTTGCAGCCATGGCCGCCTGCGCCATCGGCTTGGCCGAGTCCGGCGTCATGCAGGAATTAGACGGCGATGTAGTCCCTTTTGCCGTACCTGCCGAAGAATATGTAGAAATCGAATACCGCAACCGCCTGCGCACCGAAGGAAAATTGGGCTTTCTGGCCGGCAAAGCGGAATTGATCCGCATCGGCGCTTTTGACGATATCGACATGTCCATGATGATGCATCTCTCCACGACTGGCGAAGGAGACCGCCTTATCCAAGTAGGCGGTACCAGTAACGGCTTTATCGGCAAGCTCATTCGCTACAAAGGGCGCGAAGCCCATGCCGCCGGCGCTCCTCACGAAGGCGTAAACGCTCTCAATGCAGCCATGTTGGCGATGATGGCCGTTCACGCCCAAAGGGAAACCTTCCGTGACGAAGACCATGTACGCTTTCATCCCATCATCACCAAAGGCGGCGACTTAGTCAATGTCGTGCCCTCGGACGTTCGCCTGGAAAGCTATGTCCGCGCGCGCACCGTTCCCGCCATTATCGACGCCAACGTTAAAATTGACCGAGCCTTGCAAGCTGGCGCCTTGGCCATCGGCGCCGATGTGGAAATCACCGACCTGCCAGGGTACCTTCCTTTAAGCAATGAAGCCTCCCTCAGCGCCTTGCTGCGAGAAAATGCCGCCGCTTTGGTTGGCGCCGACAAGGTGGAGGAACTGGATCATCACGCCGCCAGCACCGATATGGGGGATCTTTCCCATATCATGCCTGTCACCCACCCTTGGGTTGGCGGCGTTAGCGGCAACGCTCATACCCGAGACTTCTGCGTCTCCGATCCTGACATGGCTTATCTGGTTTCCTCGCAAGCCATGGCTCACACCATTATTGACTTACTTTACGATCATGCCGCCGAAGCAGAAGCGATTCTCGCCGACTACACCCCGCCCATGACTCGCGAAAGCTATGTGAAGTTTTGGGAAGACATCGCCGCGAAAAAATAA
- a CDS encoding LysR family transcriptional regulator, translated as MELRLLKTFLLVARLMNITQAAERLNFTQPAITAQIHNLESALGARLFTRKGKRLLLTEAGLRLVAHAESILLQWEQAKEELAVYAENRESLVLGVSTQLINYFLPDVLRRLQEKMPQLIVSVEVCSNTKTVLQGVEDGQFDLGLIHGRNYLRRLKEHAVWEEDIRWVIGQNCSWENGDVLPLVNFKQGSDFRAQWELARGSQPYHTVAEYSDSEAVKRAVLNGLGAAYLPKTLVQEELQQGKLRLAEGPALQMKIFLVHRVRQNFTAAMQALLWQLSKNSAAEKSLLTLLGEMDAYKNK; from the coding sequence ATGGAATTGCGATTGCTGAAGACTTTTTTGCTGGTAGCCCGGTTGATGAACATCACTCAGGCAGCGGAACGCCTGAATTTTACGCAGCCGGCTATTACGGCGCAAATTCATAATCTGGAAAGCGCTTTAGGAGCGCGGCTTTTTACACGCAAGGGGAAGCGTTTGCTGCTAACCGAAGCGGGACTGCGCCTGGTGGCGCACGCGGAGAGCATCTTGCTGCAGTGGGAGCAGGCTAAGGAAGAGCTGGCTGTGTACGCAGAAAATCGCGAGTCCTTGGTGTTAGGCGTATCCACGCAGCTGATTAATTATTTTTTACCGGATGTGCTGCGGCGGCTGCAAGAGAAAATGCCTCAACTGATTGTTAGTGTGGAAGTGTGCTCCAATACGAAGACCGTACTGCAGGGCGTAGAAGACGGCCAGTTTGATTTGGGTCTGATTCACGGACGGAATTACTTGCGGCGCCTGAAGGAGCATGCTGTTTGGGAAGAAGATATTCGCTGGGTGATTGGCCAGAACTGTTCTTGGGAAAACGGGGACGTATTGCCCTTAGTTAATTTTAAGCAAGGCAGTGATTTCCGAGCCCAATGGGAGTTGGCGCGAGGCAGCCAGCCATATCATACGGTGGCTGAGTACAGTGATTCCGAAGCGGTCAAGCGAGCGGTGTTGAATGGCTTAGGGGCGGCCTATCTGCCCAAGACGCTGGTGCAGGAGGAGCTGCAGCAAGGAAAGCTGCGTTTGGCCGAGGGGCCGGCTTTACAGATGAAGATTTTTTTAGTACATCGTGTCAGGCAGAACTTTACTGCCGCTATGCAAGCGTTGCTTTGGCAGTTGAGTAAAAATTCCGCAGCCGAAAAAAGCTTGCTGACTCTTCTGGGGGAAATGGATGCTTATAAAAATAAATGA
- a CDS encoding methyl-accepting chemotaxis protein translates to MWNFARVNKEVEDLNQFIKKLLQGEWSRNLTVLSYRKLLPVAESVNALVNDVRQFVQQSQMAAAKVAAAVGQAREALGKTAAEGAVVSQEAKTCRESAWQLEQQAKEAEQLMAGVHASSQTMLQVAEGIHESSVDARKRAEQGRQAVQGVGESMAGIRLQSTELADKISALSLTAQAIQQLLTSIHGIASQTQLLSLNASIEAARAGEHGRGFAVVAEEIQVLSEGSSKAAREAAVLLAQIEGGVRAAEQAMTEEEKAVTEGQLAVREALEHLEAIQDASRTTELKLAEAGAVRQEQAATVQQMAQVAKRINEYCQQLRHCAERTEEALARQKESQEEALAMETILQQVAEGLQKDTSRIRLAEADGEVKKQTAQILQEVTALAAEISRLPETAQEKKLEQWLREHKNLEAVWSNREDGSFIISLPPAGLANANGREWFRRALAEGSYVSEVYVSAISGHPCVTVAVSCCDPAGSKVILGVDLSLKPRETV, encoded by the coding sequence ATGTGGAATTTTGCAAGAGTAAATAAAGAAGTAGAGGATTTGAACCAATTCATCAAAAAACTTCTCCAAGGAGAGTGGAGCCGGAATTTGACAGTGTTATCTTACCGCAAACTGCTTCCTGTAGCTGAGTCCGTTAATGCGTTAGTGAACGATGTTCGTCAATTTGTGCAGCAGTCGCAGATGGCGGCGGCTAAGGTCGCGGCGGCCGTGGGGCAGGCTCGAGAAGCGCTGGGGAAAACGGCGGCCGAGGGAGCTGTGGTATCGCAGGAAGCGAAGACTTGCAGGGAGTCGGCCTGGCAGCTAGAGCAACAGGCCAAAGAGGCGGAGCAGCTTATGGCCGGGGTGCATGCTTCGTCGCAAACGATGCTGCAGGTAGCGGAGGGAATTCACGAGAGCAGCGTGGATGCGCGCAAACGAGCGGAACAAGGCAGGCAGGCTGTGCAGGGCGTAGGCGAATCCATGGCGGGAATACGGCTGCAGTCGACAGAACTGGCAGATAAAATCAGCGCCTTGTCTCTGACGGCGCAGGCTATACAACAGTTGCTTACGTCGATTCACGGCATTGCTTCTCAGACGCAGTTGCTTTCTTTGAATGCCAGCATTGAAGCGGCGCGCGCCGGAGAGCATGGGAGAGGCTTTGCGGTGGTGGCGGAAGAAATTCAGGTTTTATCCGAAGGAAGCAGTAAAGCGGCTCGTGAAGCGGCGGTGCTGCTGGCTCAGATTGAAGGCGGCGTGCGGGCGGCGGAGCAGGCTATGACGGAAGAAGAAAAAGCGGTGACCGAAGGACAATTGGCGGTCAGAGAGGCTCTCGAACATTTGGAAGCCATTCAAGATGCCAGCCGAACGACGGAACTAAAACTGGCGGAAGCGGGCGCCGTGCGCCAGGAGCAAGCGGCAACAGTACAGCAAATGGCTCAAGTCGCCAAACGGATTAATGAGTATTGTCAGCAGCTTCGTCACTGCGCAGAACGGACGGAGGAGGCGTTAGCTCGGCAGAAAGAGTCGCAAGAAGAGGCTTTAGCCATGGAAACGATCCTGCAGCAAGTGGCAGAGGGATTGCAAAAAGATACTTCACGGATACGCTTGGCGGAAGCGGACGGCGAGGTGAAAAAGCAGACGGCGCAAATTCTGCAAGAAGTAACGGCGTTGGCTGCGGAGATTTCTCGCTTGCCCGAAACGGCGCAGGAGAAGAAGCTGGAACAATGGCTGCGGGAGCATAAAAACCTGGAAGCTGTCTGGTCCAATCGTGAAGACGGCAGTTTTATCATTTCTTTACCGCCGGCAGGCTTGGCTAATGCTAATGGCAGAGAATGGTTTCGCCGGGCTTTGGCGGAGGGGTCCTATGTATCGGAGGTATATGTTTCAGCCATTTCAGGCCATCCTTGCGTAACCGTTGCTGTTTCCTGCTGCGACCCGGCAGGAAGCAAGGTGATTCTTGGCGTAGACTTGTCCCTGAAGCCAAGAGAAACAGTCTAG
- a CDS encoding pyridoxal phosphate-dependent aminotransferase codes for MNLSRKGLSISPSATLAIDSKAKKLKAEGIDVVGFGAGEPDFDTPVHIKQAAIAAIEAGFTKYTPASGTMTLKEAICAKFKKDNGLDYAPANIVISNGAKHSLVNVFQAICNPGDEVIIPAPFWVSYPEMVKLADGVPVIVYTTEEQGFKFTVDQIRQAVTAKTKAIILNSPSNPTGMVYTREELAELADLAVEKGFYVVSDEIYEKLIYDGKTHVSIASINEKIKAQTIIVNGVSKTYAMTGWRIGYTASTPEIAKIMSNVQSHATSNPNSIAQKAAEAAISGPQDMVATMVAAFASRRDYMVKRINSMPGLSCVNPNGAFYVMMNISQLMGKELAGLKIQSSDDFANVLLEKANVALVPGSGFGIDTHVRLSYATSQENITKGLDRIEQFLKQG; via the coding sequence ATGAACTTATCCCGTAAAGGTTTGTCGATTAGTCCGTCCGCAACGCTGGCGATTGATTCTAAGGCGAAAAAGCTGAAAGCGGAAGGCATCGATGTGGTTGGTTTCGGCGCTGGCGAGCCGGATTTTGATACGCCTGTACATATAAAGCAAGCCGCGATTGCTGCGATTGAAGCTGGTTTTACCAAGTATACGCCGGCTTCGGGGACAATGACTTTGAAAGAAGCCATTTGCGCCAAATTCAAAAAAGACAATGGCTTAGACTATGCTCCGGCTAATATTGTAATCAGCAACGGCGCCAAGCATTCGCTGGTTAATGTGTTTCAGGCCATCTGCAATCCTGGGGATGAAGTCATTATTCCTGCACCGTTTTGGGTCAGCTATCCGGAGATGGTTAAATTGGCCGACGGAGTGCCTGTCATTGTTTATACGACAGAAGAGCAGGGCTTTAAATTTACGGTAGACCAAATTCGTCAGGCCGTAACGGCTAAGACAAAAGCCATTATCCTCAATAGTCCCAGCAATCCTACGGGCATGGTCTACACCCGTGAGGAACTGGCGGAGTTGGCAGATTTAGCAGTGGAAAAAGGCTTTTATGTAGTTTCCGACGAAATTTATGAAAAGCTGATTTATGACGGTAAAACCCATGTCAGCATCGCCAGCATCAATGAGAAAATCAAAGCCCAGACGATCATTGTCAACGGCGTGTCCAAAACCTATGCGATGACTGGCTGGCGTATTGGCTACACGGCTTCAACGCCGGAAATTGCCAAGATCATGAGCAATGTGCAAAGCCATGCGACGTCTAACCCGAATTCCATCGCCCAAAAAGCGGCGGAAGCGGCAATCAGCGGCCCGCAGGATATGGTGGCGACCATGGTGGCGGCTTTTGCCAGCCGTCGTGACTACATGGTGAAACGGATTAACAGCATGCCTGGCTTGTCCTGTGTCAATCCGAACGGCGCTTTCTATGTAATGATGAATATTTCCCAGTTGATGGGCAAGGAACTGGCTGGCCTTAAAATTCAAAGCTCTGATGATTTTGCAAATGTTTTGCTGGAAAAAGCCAACGTTGCCTTAGTGCCTGGCTCCGGTTTTGGCATTGACACCCATGTGCGTTTGTCCTATGCCACCTCGCAGGAAAATATCACCAAAGGACTGGATCGGATTGAGCAGTTCTTAAAGCAAGGCTAA
- a CDS encoding HD domain-containing phosphohydrolase — MRFGMQRTIRQQMGLFGLMLLLCSSLALTAVFIWHEVDHLRESSVRNLQQAVVLQSQFLRNWQQHYTELAAYLALGKAAQTQNWALFKEQALAIKASSQEELDVIFVGDDGFGKFTSGIKPAQQLFAGERAYFQEAREGRPFVSGLLSSQALERQVVVFSHPVQAQGTFGGMVLVVVYADSIVSMLKKVQPVMSGDLYLVSANNLVLSSAIEPAEGWENSGFFETMRTSGEGVRRYQRGEEEYLQAYQKAEPGGWLVVSEIPWSGVVKPINEFLQWVLLVMTGVLFLSGFLLWYFSKTLERPVQALVQGAKRVQAGEYTQPVELQEGGFVPRELHSLCDSFNIMTGVIQQQMELLQEFHRLSSEAEQLLQKYRLLSENATDIILFVRMSDQQIIEVNKAAEVAYGKTRQELLTGSLHDLYPVRQDVLAWDKIRRSSAKPVIEEMHRRSDDSLFFVEVSVQQLAGELQDVVAFIVRDVSERKEFEQKLRRVSFHDQLTGLYNRFFFEYEMERLKKEGKGPLAVLVCDVDGLKLVNDTLGHAAGDDLLRAAAWVLRRSLREQDLLFRIGGDEFVAFLPDMEEDGIAGVQQRIANVIKEHNERALAWPLFISCGWSWRHGAFLPLETMFREADDAMYSSKSRQRNQTRQGMLQMFEKRLRITEPIAAEHMEEVAVKLQKLGAAIGLAETEFERLRRLGRYHDLGKVAISMEILNKRELLSPSEWKEIRKHAEIGGRMAQQLPGLMDLAEAIRHHHECWDGTGYPDGLAGEDIPLLSRMIAIVDAFDAMQRPRSYREGKSKAEAIEELRSLAGSQFDPKLVEVFLQTET; from the coding sequence GTGCGGTTTGGAATGCAAAGAACCATTAGGCAGCAAATGGGATTGTTTGGTCTAATGCTGCTGCTGTGCAGTTCCCTTGCTTTAACAGCGGTATTTATTTGGCATGAAGTCGATCATCTTCGTGAAAGCAGTGTGCGTAATTTACAACAAGCCGTAGTGTTGCAAAGTCAATTTTTGAGGAATTGGCAACAGCATTACACAGAACTGGCAGCCTATTTGGCTTTGGGCAAGGCGGCTCAAACACAGAACTGGGCGTTGTTCAAAGAACAGGCCTTGGCGATCAAAGCTTCCTCTCAGGAGGAGTTAGATGTTATTTTTGTTGGCGATGACGGTTTTGGAAAGTTTACTAGCGGCATAAAGCCGGCACAGCAGTTGTTCGCTGGGGAGCGAGCCTATTTCCAGGAGGCGAGGGAAGGGCGGCCGTTTGTTTCCGGCTTATTGAGCAGTCAAGCATTGGAGCGGCAGGTAGTCGTGTTTTCTCATCCCGTGCAAGCGCAAGGGACCTTTGGCGGAATGGTGCTTGTAGTAGTGTATGCGGATTCCATCGTGTCTATGCTGAAGAAGGTTCAACCTGTTATGTCAGGCGATTTATATCTAGTATCAGCTAACAATCTGGTTTTATCGAGCGCTATAGAGCCAGCGGAAGGTTGGGAAAACAGCGGCTTTTTTGAAACCATGCGGACCAGCGGGGAAGGCGTTCGGCGTTATCAACGGGGCGAGGAAGAGTATCTGCAAGCTTACCAGAAAGCAGAACCAGGCGGGTGGCTGGTTGTTAGCGAAATTCCCTGGAGCGGCGTGGTAAAGCCTATAAACGAGTTTTTGCAATGGGTATTATTGGTGATGACAGGGGTGCTTTTTTTATCTGGATTTTTGCTTTGGTACTTTTCCAAAACCTTGGAAAGACCAGTGCAAGCGCTGGTTCAAGGGGCAAAACGAGTGCAAGCAGGAGAGTATACGCAGCCTGTGGAACTGCAAGAAGGAGGCTTTGTGCCTAGAGAACTGCATTCTCTTTGCGATTCTTTTAATATTATGACTGGCGTGATTCAGCAGCAAATGGAGCTTTTGCAGGAATTTCACCGCCTTTCTTCGGAAGCGGAACAGTTGCTGCAAAAATATCGCTTGCTGTCGGAGAATGCAACCGATATTATTTTGTTTGTACGGATGTCGGATCAGCAGATTATTGAAGTCAACAAAGCCGCGGAGGTGGCCTATGGCAAGACGCGGCAAGAGTTATTGACCGGCAGCCTGCATGACTTGTATCCGGTGCGCCAGGACGTGTTGGCTTGGGATAAGATTCGGAGGAGTTCGGCGAAGCCGGTTATTGAAGAGATGCATCGTCGCAGTGACGACAGTCTGTTTTTTGTAGAAGTCAGCGTACAGCAATTGGCGGGAGAATTGCAGGATGTAGTTGCGTTTATTGTGCGCGATGTAAGCGAGCGCAAAGAGTTTGAGCAGAAACTCCGTCGCGTCAGCTTTCATGATCAACTGACTGGTTTATACAATCGTTTCTTCTTCGAATATGAAATGGAGCGCTTAAAGAAAGAAGGCAAAGGGCCGTTGGCCGTACTTGTGTGTGATGTGGATGGCCTAAAACTGGTCAATGATACGCTGGGGCATGCGGCCGGAGACGATTTACTGCGGGCGGCTGCCTGGGTGCTGCGGCGCAGTTTGCGTGAGCAAGATTTGTTGTTTCGCATCGGCGGTGATGAGTTTGTGGCTTTTCTGCCGGATATGGAAGAGGATGGCATTGCAGGCGTGCAACAGCGCATTGCTAATGTAATTAAAGAGCATAACGAGCGAGCCTTGGCATGGCCTCTGTTCATTTCGTGCGGCTGGTCTTGGCGGCACGGGGCATTTCTACCGTTGGAGACTATGTTTCGAGAAGCCGATGATGCGATGTACAGCTCGAAAAGCCGCCAGCGCAACCAGACGCGGCAAGGAATGCTGCAGATGTTCGAAAAACGGTTGCGCATCACTGAACCCATCGCAGCAGAGCATATGGAGGAAGTAGCGGTAAAACTGCAAAAGTTGGGAGCGGCCATAGGGTTGGCGGAAACGGAATTTGAACGACTGCGGCGCTTGGGTCGCTACCATGATCTGGGTAAAGTTGCTATTTCCATGGAAATCCTAAATAAGCGAGAGCTGCTTTCGCCTAGCGAATGGAAAGAAATCCGCAAACATGCCGAAATTGGAGGGCGTATGGCGCAGCAATTGCCGGGTTTGATGGATTTAGCAGAAGCGATCCGGCATCATCATGAATGCTGGGATGGGACCGGCTATCCGGACGGCCTTGCGGGGGAGGATATTCCGCTTTTAAGCCGGATGATTGCTATTGTTGACGCCTTTGACGCGATGCAGCGGCCGCGCAGTTATCGGGAGGGCAAGAGCAAGGCGGAAGCGATCGAGGAATTGAGGTCTTTGGCAGGAAGTCAGTTTGACCCGAAGCTGGTTGAAGTTTTTTTGCAAACGGAGACATAA
- a CDS encoding amino acid racemase, which produces MAMIGVLGGMGPMATADLFVKMIENTKAQTDQEHLSILIYNNPHIPSRIDAILHGAPSPEAELVRSAKLLERSGSNFIVIPCNTAHFWFAAVQKAVTIPVLHIIDSVAEHLLQAQKYEAQEIMLFATEATIRTGLYQQRLSQKGLAFLTPQPEEQWLISQAIAEVKSGHINGSPCLERLREMMACYSRSGVKAFIAGCTEIPLLFAKVQGDFKTVDPTLLLAKRAVQLARKLERKEQERAVCIRV; this is translated from the coding sequence ATGGCGATGATTGGAGTGCTCGGGGGTATGGGGCCCATGGCGACAGCGGATTTGTTTGTGAAGATGATTGAAAATACAAAAGCGCAGACCGACCAGGAACATCTTTCTATCTTGATTTACAACAATCCGCATATTCCTTCGCGCATTGACGCTATTTTGCATGGGGCGCCCAGCCCGGAGGCGGAGCTGGTGCGCTCAGCGAAATTGTTGGAGCGTTCAGGGTCTAATTTTATTGTAATCCCTTGTAATACGGCGCATTTTTGGTTTGCAGCGGTGCAAAAGGCGGTGACTATTCCAGTATTGCATATTATTGATAGCGTAGCGGAGCATTTGCTGCAGGCGCAAAAATATGAGGCGCAGGAAATCATGTTGTTTGCTACGGAGGCAACGATACGCACCGGGCTGTATCAACAGCGCTTGAGTCAAAAAGGCCTGGCCTTTTTGACGCCGCAGCCGGAAGAACAATGGCTTATTTCCCAGGCAATTGCCGAGGTGAAAAGCGGACACATAAATGGCAGTCCTTGCTTAGAACGGCTGAGAGAAATGATGGCGTGTTATAGTCGCAGCGGTGTGAAAGCGTTTATTGCCGGCTGTACGGAAATTCCGTTGCTTTTTGCCAAAGTGCAGGGGGATTTTAAAACGGTGGACCCTACGCTGCTTTTAGCGAAGCGGGCGGTTCAGCTGGCGCGCAAGCTGGAACGCAAAGAACAAGAACGTGCGGTGTGTATACGGGTATAA